The window ccggtatcctccacctccttcgccttctgtcctctccatttggtttcttggacgcaaaggatatcaacacctctcctcaccgctgcatcaactagctcccgaagcttccctgtcagagaccctacgttccagctacctaagcgaatcctcctaggctcggctagcttccttacccttcgcactcgtcgagtcaaatgcgaagacccttgctcattttccactacatccgggcgccgatgtagcgcgccactaaggatgcgacgacccgatcctcgctcacttgccaccgtatccggatcaagatacggcgcgccacctggggggtgacggcccggcccttgcccattttccaccacacccgggttccgatgtggcgcgtcgctgagagggttacgccccaacgaaaatcttttgggtttcatctccataagagtggctgagtttttacgttggctcgccaagcctatcataaccctcctcctttacccgggcttgggaccggctatgttgagacaacattggTGCATGCATGTATTAGCAAAATTAGGAATACAACGCACCTGCAAGATTTTTCCAAGAATGCACTCAAAAGAGTGTTCACCTAGACTTAGATATATACTTAGACTTTCTTTTTTTCGAGAGTACACAAATTGCGTACCATATACACCTAGACTTACGAAAATAAGCATAGACACAAACCAAGAGAAAATGGCTATGGCATGAGGAGAGGATATGATACACGATGGAGCACGAGCCAAAGATAATGTGAGAATTCTTTGGTATTGGAATTGAATATGCATAATGAACTCGACAAAAAGTGAAAAGACTTTTGAACTATTTTCAGTCACACCTCTATATTACtcgctccgttcctaaatacaattcTTTTTAGAGAATTTTAATATGAATTACGTATAGATGTATATAAATATATTTTAAAGCATAAATTCATTTATTAATGAGGCCCACCCAGCTCGGGACCCAAGCGATTCTGCCAAAGGCATCGTGAGACCCGCCCAACATTGCAGCGCCTCGTGCGCCACCCTGATGCGAAGCGCCTCATGCGCGGCACCCTGATGCGAAGCGATCCACTATATGGATTCTCTCTCGCCATGTAATCTCTGCACTTCCAGCATCTACGGTCGGCCTTCTCAAATCCTCCTCAATCTTCCACAGATGCACCGGGTTAATGACGAGACAGAAGAGAAAAAAAATTGATCCAACTGAATCCCTCGTATCGTCATTATATGTCCGGACTACTCTCGAATCTTCAAAATAAGATCAAATATGTAGGGAAGATATGAGGGCTCGCGGATGTGCAATGACACGTCCGGTCGTTCTGCCACGTAGGACACAGTCCACACCATACCATTCTCTTTCTTtattgttttttttctctctttcttcaTCTTCACTAATGACATGCAAGTGATCAGGCATGTAAGGAAAAAAAATCAGGAGTATGGTTGTGCATCGTGGTTGATGTTCGTGGAGGCGCCCGGTCAGTGTCCAGATGCGAGCATCTAAAACCACGATGCACAAATTTGCCCCTTAAATATCCGCGGACGCGCCCGGTCAGTGTCCAGGCGTGTCCACCCATCATTTTTCTTGCAAAACTACCACACTTCACAAAAATTTCTAGTCACATGCATGTGATTGATCTAGACGAACAGagaggaaagaaagaaagaataaaCGATGACAAAAGTTGGCTTGTGGTGGACCACATCCTACGTGGCGGACAGGTCCGGACATCCCCATATGTATGGTTGAGAATGGGGATTTGCGCACTAATGGATGCCCAGAAAAAGTGGTGGTCTGATTGGGTGGTTTTTTTCTTCTCACTCATATCCGAACAAATACAAGCAACCTACATGGGGACAAGCCTCAACAAATACAAGCAACCTCTTTGAGGTGACGGACGAGATCGGATTAATACAAACAACATTTTTGAGGGCCCAATTGATAAGAATTGGGTACCATAGTGCATGACATTTCTAACAAATAAAAAAAAAAGCATCTCGGTTACAAAGGTCCACGAGTGGGCTCCTTCCAGTTTAATTGAGAAGAATCTATACCAtgtcaattcatatctaggaaattACAAAAGCATAGTTCCAAAAACTTGCATGGCTCGCTACCTCAGTCGTCTATCACTTTCATCCTGTAGGACTTGCATCATCTTTAGGaaatcctcgtgcttggcatgatccAGCATGGTCCTATTACGTGGTGTAACAATGAGTTGTGTTTCTAGTAAAATAAACATTCATTCCCATTTTAGGTTTATAATCAACAATTTCATTACACTTGAGCATTTGTACAATCCGAAATTATGTCATAATCTAAATACCTCAATTAGTACTCCCTCCTCCCAAAATAAGTATTTTTGATTTAGTTCAATTTTGTAAAGTTGAACTAAATCAAAGACACTTAAGTTGAACTAAATCAAAGACATTTAGTTTAAGAAGGAGGGAGTACAAACTACttcttccgttcctaaatataggtttttttagagattttaatatggactacatatagagcaaatgaatgaatctacactctaaaatatgtctatacacaTACCTATTTATGTCATATTAAAACCTCTAAAAGACTTGTATCTACAAACGGAAGGAGTATTACATATGGTGTAAGTGCAAAACATTATTTTTACCTTCGGACTATTAGGCATTGTTAGCCACATGCTGAGAGAGCATTACACATAAGAGCTCGTTTATGTTCATCTCCTGCATTAACAAGATATTTCTTAATCAAATAAGAAAATATTTGCACCCCCTGCCCCCCTccccacaacacacacacacacgcacacacactcacCCCTACATATTTGGTAAGGAGTTAGTTCATATTTGCATTTTCAGTATATTTTCTCTATTTGTATATCATGCATTACCACACCTAACTTTATCTTGAAACAAAATAAAAATCAAACTATAAATCATATTTTTGTTTTTTTAGGTTGCTTATCACAAGAGCCGTGCGGAAACTATAAATCCATTTAAAGCATAATCTACTTGGAGTCAAGGTAAGCTTAAGATGCACCCAAGTGCAAAAAGTTACCTTGTATTGTTCCCCAAGCCAATTGAGAAGAGTCTCCTTGATAGAAGCCAAACTCACAGAGTATCTAAGTGAATGATGCGAGCGACAGTGCATACCAACGACATAGCAAGCTGGGTCCCCTGCATCATCTACGGTCGCATGCAAAACTGGACTGCCTGCACATTTATTACAATTTAAAATACAATAAGTGCACACCATATTCCATGCAACTAGCAAGTACTTACTATACTGTACATGCTATACATAGTAACTAGCTTCCCCATTATAGGCTTCATGTGGATTACCTGATGTCCCTGGCTTTGAGGTGTAGCTTGCGACCCCCACTATTCTCTTCTTTGCCACCCCCACGGTTCTCCTCTCTTCTCTGGTTCGACGTCGAGGCAGAGAGAGAGGTGGTGCTCTACAAAAATAAGATTAgcaattattattttttgttgaaGATTAAAAAACTAGTTAGTACTCCGTGGATTGCAATGATTAGTGTATTACATGATGGTTCCTCGCGATGTGCCTGGCTGACGAAGAACATGGGATCCAAAACTGAAATATCCCAAGAGGGTGACACGCATCCCAGCCGTCACAGACAACGGAGTGTCATGGAACTGCAGCGCTGTTGCCTTACCAGGGATATCACTAGCAGAAATAACTAGTAAGGCTACATCATTATCTGGATCAACAGCAATGATTTTAGCCTGGAAACCGTTGCTGTTTAGTCCCCTAGAATACGCTGTTATAGTATCTCCTATCCTTAAGGTCTCAACGCAGTGTGCACAAGTCATGAGAACACCAAGACCTTTCCCAATGCACCCCAAAAACGCATTACTACAACCCCTCCTTAACAAAAAAACTGCATCTTTGCAGCAATGGAACACCACACCGTCTGCTTCCATAGAGCTGAAAGAAGATGAATGAGATAGATTTAGTGGACAAACTGAAGAGCGTATAGTACAACTGGGGATACAAAGATAGATATTTAGACGCTTTGCAAAATGCCCACGGTCAATCCATCATGAAGGGGATCTGACAGCGACGAATAAAAAAGAATGCAAAATTCGATCTGCATAGAAAATCCAACCTTCGGGCACAGCACTCAACTAGAATCTGCTTAGTCAAATCAGAAAACGCAAATATCCACAGAATATCCTATAGGTGAGGCAAATCGGAAAGCTACAGCCACATGCTCCACCTAAACTGTTTCATCGGATCCTACAGTATTTACGGGCTTCTATGTTTTCAATACATATTGGATCACAGCATAAGCAGAGCACGAGAAGAACGGAAGGAAGAAATAAAATTAGGAAAAAGCAACATACCGATCTAGGGTTTCCAACGATGGAAAACAAGAGGGGAGGGAGATGGGGATGAAATGGGAGGGGGAGAGGATGGTGGGGCGAGAGGATGTTTGTTCAGGAGAGGAAATGAACTCCCTTTCGTCGCACAACTTGTTTCCCGAAATGGCAAAAGAAATATAAGAAATAGTGCGTCTAAGCCACTGAGAGATCGACACGTTACCTCCCTGTGGGCCATATCGGGCTTGCGGGCCCTCCTGTTCCAACACAACACCTACATTGGCGTTCCACCAGCCCAAATGGGATTACCAGGTGACTTTGTATTGACTCAGAAAAAGAAACCAGGTGACTCTATACTACCCTTAAAAAGATCCGCTGCCTCGTGAGCCGTCGGATCTGACACAAATTTAGCGGGCGAACGTCTTTTCACTTCTTTGTAACAAAGAGGTTGTTGCAGAAACATTCGTAACAGAGCTCTTGTTGCGGAATatttttgcaacagaggtcttgTTGCAGATTTTTTTTTGCAACATAGGTCTTGTGGTGGATTTTTTTGCAACAAACATCTTGTTGCGTTTTTTTTTGCAACAGAGTTCTTGTTGCTGATTTTTTGCAACGGAGTTCATGTTGTGGATTTATTTTTTGCAACAGAAGTGATATTGTAGAAGTGGACGGTGGCCTTGCCATGGACGGTAGCGAGCGGAGGTCATCTTCTTCATTACCCAATAGCAGTAGGAGCGGGCGCCATCAATCGAGAAGAGGGAGGAGGaaagatggtggtggtggaggcggtCGGCGACCGCGACGGCGGAGCGCGTGCTCGCCGGCGTCCGCGGCGGTGCAGCTGGGGTGTTCGGCGGTGGCGCGGCTGCAGCATCTCGTCTGGATGAAGGAGAGATGTAAGAGAAAGATGGGATTATCATGGAGAACGATTGGATCTGGTAGTTGTTTCGGGAAGGTGGAGACGTGCGAGCCCACTGACACGTGTCGTGTGCATGAGACGGCGGGCGAAAAGAGCGTGATCCGCCGGGTGATTTCAATCATTTCTCTAAAAAATGTGAGTTTGTAGTGAATGTTAGAATCCAGAAGTTTGAGTCAAATATGTTCCTTTGATTTTATTTGCAAGCTCCATATTTCCTTTTTCTTGATAAAATGATGTATTATGCCTTTAGCATGAGCCCGGTCCGaaatatatactactccctccgtctcataatataagatgttttttgacactagtgtagtgccaaataacgtcttacattatgggacggagggagtactgataaGCAATTTTTATTTGCCAACACACCAAGTTTCTTATTCTTCCCATAACCTCTTTTCCATGGAGCGTGTTGTTTGGCCTCTTGTCTTGTAGATGTTTTTTTTCAAGAGTACACCAGAGATGTACCATACTTTTATAGAAGGAAGAAAATATAATTACAAGAGCTTGTCGGGGGATGCGAACATCGCCGCAAGCTAACACTCAACACTAACACCTAACAATCTTAAGCCTACTCCCCTACAAAATGATTTAGAACACCCACACCTAAGCCGACCACTTTCCACTCCTTGATCTCCTCCATGATGTGCTTGTGCAGTTGGATTGTCGACTTGATTTGCTCCGGGCGGTTGAAGACTctagcctgcgcttgcctccttagcaccaaagaggaaactggctcctctgcgcccgctggcgctcgCTTGCCctaggtcgtcatggcttgcgtccccCCCAACCTCGTGAGGTTGGGCACCTgcctagaaatctccgctccttaggAGGCAGCCCGGAGTTGCCGCTCCCTCCGAaggtcttgatgtcgcccgcctcgcgaggcttggcccctcgcgaggcttggcccctcgcgagggtcttgtcttgatggtgttgtagatggactgtaccaggccgttgatggacccacaccgtgggccgcaggcaggcatgtatgGGTActtaaaggatcgagaagaggtgtctaaaggggggtgattagaccctcaacaaacaaaagtagcagtttttagtttcttcaagttaaggtggagttttagcacaagtttaaacattcacaatacatttcaagcaagcatggcaagagtatatgagcagcggaaagtaacgcatgcaagttgcaagaatgtaaagggatgggattggagtatgcaaacgcaattggagaacaCGAAGATTTttcccgtggttccgataggtggtgctatcgtacatccacgttgacgagacttcaacccacgaagggtaacggttgcgcgagtccacggaggcctccacccatgaagggtccacgaagaagcaaccttgtctatcccaccatggccatcgcccacgaaggacttgcctcactagggtagatcttcactaagtaggcgatctccttgcccgtacaaactccttcgttcaactccacaatcttgacggaggttcccaagtgacacctaaccaatctaggagacaccactctccaaaaggtaatagatggtgtgttgatgatgaactccttgctcttgtgcttcaaatgatagtctccccaacactcaactctctctcacggatttggatttggtggaaagatgatttgagtggaaagcaacttggagaaggctagaaatcaagatttatgtggttggaatggaatatcttgatctcaacacatgagtaggtggttctctctcaaaaaatgtatgctggaagtgtaggcacgttctgatggctttctccacgaatgaagagtgggtggaggggtatttatagcctccacacaaaatctaaccgttacacacaatttaccaaacttggtgggatcgaatcatgaaactcggtcagaccgatttagttcaaaatgtgaacgttaggcttttcggtgggaccgatatgatcaactcggtgggaccgatgtgctagggttagggtaaaacctcatctcggtttgacggattacacaaactcggtgggaccgattttggtaatgagctaactagagagttggttaagcaaactcggtgagaccgattacatatctcggtaagaccgaaattattgcaacaggaaccagagagtttgcaaacccatctcggtgagatcgagatcccatctgtgagactgaactgattagggtttctggcagtggctatgtcaagtgaactcggtggcgctggatagaacaaatcggtggggacgagtttgacttttggtttgggacatatgtggatgtgagaaagtggttgagggctttggagcatatcactaagcactttgagcaagaaagccattaagcaacacctcatccccttttaatagtattggcttttcctatggactcaatgtgatcttggatcactgaaattaagatgtagagtcttgagatctagagcttgagcaaatcctttgtccttagcatcttgaaggggttccacatcctcttgtccacgtCACTCCacggttgaacttatctgaaatatactagataaaagtattagcccAACAAGAGatgtgttgacattaattaccaaaaccacccagggagcacttgtgctttcaatctccccctttttggtaattgatgacaacacacatcaaagctttagataaagatatagagaatagcaagtaaagctttggaaagacatgtaacatgcataggctccccctacatgtatgcaatcatgtaaatatggaatgtaagagcatgtgaatgcataagcatgacagagcaagcaatgagttacatgtatcttggatatatgcattagagcaaaatATATGAATATATGAATTGTACCTTCATGTTcacgagtccttcttgcaaacaatatgtacatcagcaagatatcttcatgcacatgagtgtgatgcatatacttacctcgtggtcttgagctggcttaggaagagatgaacctgagtaaacaaggttagataacatagatacatctactagacagagcaaacaaaagagccacaagagtaccaagattgggatgacatgtagagagtgagtactaggtactctatttgatatagacatgtccccaaaggaaaagatatgcaatgaattcgaagATTTACTTCCCTTAGAGATCTTTTTCCCCCTGAATCTTATGTTAGATAATGGGAGAATATAGGGAAAGGAAAATTAGAGGAAAACAAATCTGAGCACAAAACTTAACACAAActgacatgtctttcccctcttaaagacatgtgtcttctctcctcttgaacaccaagcatttgGGGCCTTGGATGCGATTACCTCTCTCCCCCTTTCgatgtgattaagctttgatgtgagctatctctccccctttgacatcaatttccaagaaaggATCTTCTGGAGTGGGAGTgaaaatgggtttggtccttgagtcacagagcaaagcagcatgtagagtgatgcaggtagaggacaagaatcatcgagtggagctgggacaaatatgcaggaacaagtggcaaattgTATTCTCTGTAGTGAAATCGGGAACACCGAGTTGTATTCTTTGGTGGCACCGAAATGTTTCGGTTCGGCCGAAAGAGACAGATCAGTGTGTccgagttcaacacagagagaacactagtcacctcagctcactaggcaagaaagatctcacaaagatttgcaaggaattaattgaaggatttgcaaagaattggatgcagaaaacgcAGAACAAAACAAAGAAGAGAAAAGAAACCTAAATGAAGTTTTTTTTAAAGAAGGGGAACAAATATGCAAGAACAAATGCAAGAACttagagaaacactagagaacttcatctagaattgggcagcgacaaagtcacctatgttagagtatattgattgaggagtcaagtgagaacacttgatcgtaagtcatactcatcgtttaagctcaaaatggggttaccatttttcgtttaagcattttgatgtattcacatcttgttgagctgttTTGACCCATAACTTGGGGTAaaacttctctaagatggaatatcaTACCTTTGGTGGTGGTGCTGatcttggtcatgtagttgaacttgtgtagggtgctcaaggttgatgtagatcatcaaggattgggagcaccacttggatttGAGTTTATCTACCTACATCGGGTGCTCACATAGGGCCCTTGGGCCTGCTTCGGGCCCAGCGGGCCGCGCGGGAAGGTGGGAGGAGGCAAGGGCGACATGGTCGCGCGCGGTTGGCTGTGgccggcggctgcggctgcgcgaCCAGTGGCGTGGCgctgaggaggtggccggcgcggaagacacctggcgcatcgaatccggggtgttacaagtgtctactccaagtttgaaacatcaatgatgttcaattcacctctcaaacggcaaaatactttctcatcaagcggtttggtgaatatatccgccaattgcttatcggtatgaaCATGCTTAGGATCAATatcacctttagcaacatgatctcagatgaaatgatgacgaacttctatatgcttagttcaagaatgttgctcgggattatgagcaatcttaatagcactttcattgtcacaaagtaatggaacatgtttcacatagatcccataatccttaagagtttgggtcatccaaagtaattgagcacaacatgaaccagcggcaatgtattccgcttcggcggtggataaggataccgagttttgtttcttggaggatcgagacacaagagatctacaagaaattgacaagtacccgaagtggacttctaatcaaccttgtcaccggcatagtccgagtcggaatagctaacaagatcaaaagaagatctcttaggataccaaatgccaaaatttggtgtgtgaattaagtatctcactatccttttcacagccttaagatgacattctttgggggccgcttgatatcgtgcacacatgcacacacttagcataatatcaggacgtgaggcacatagatataagaaTGATCCAATCATAgaacggtaaaccttttggtcaacctacttgccatccttggtcaagtcaagatgtccactagtaggcatgggtgctttcatacctttgctttcttgcatgttgaacttcttgaataagtccttggtgtactttgtttgagaaacaaaggtgccttccttagttttcttgatttgcaaaccaagaaagaacttgagttcactcatcatagacatctcaaacttcttcgacattagctttccaaacttttcactaaaataagggttagtggaaccaaatatgatatcatcaacataaatttggcacacagataattcaccattaacccttttagtaaaaagagtagaatcaatctttccaatctcaaagcctttttcaataagaaactttgtcaagcatttataccacgctctaggagcttgtttaagaccataaagagctttgtgaagtttataaACATGGTCAGGCTTTTTAGgatttgacaaagccgggaggttgtttaacataaaattTCTCCtcgatttcaccatttagaaaagcacttttaatgtccatttggtacagggTAATAtcaatggtgattagcataggaaagtaagatgcggatggactcaagtctagcaatgggagcatatgtctcaccatagtccataccttagacttgagtgtatccttgggcgacaagtcgtgctttgttgcgaagaacttgtccatcttcgtcttgcttgttgcgaaacaccgatttggtaccgatgatgttgtggttgttgtcgggcttctcgaccaatgtccacacttggttcctctcaaagttgtgtagctcttcatgcatggcatttatccaatccggatcttccaatgcttcttcaaccttcataggttcaattctagagatgaatgaataatgttcacaaaaattagccaaacgagttttaggcgagtgattctcctggtttgtatatcattgaagatttgttcgacaggatggtctcttgagactcttgctcaaactcgtgagagctttttcttgggtcggggtggaacatcttcttcgtcatcttgttcttattcttggccttcttcattgttgacgttgtcgttctcttgtcgtggtggagaaggaggttaatgaggttcatcttggtgtacttccttgctttcttcatcttggtgtgtcccgctcATGGATGTTTtcatgtcaactcttggttcaccttgtcgtgaggtaggagcttccacttggacggatgaggtactctccttcacctccgttggacgaatcttgccaatagacaagtcttggattgcttccgaagggtctttgtctcctacattaattggcaattgctctacttgcaagccgttagattcatcaaacctcacttctaccatctcttcaacctttcgggtgaaattgttgtagacacggtaagtgtgagagtttgagccataaccaagtaggaaaccctcatgagatttaggagcaagttgagaacgacgatgcttatcaagaatgtaacactttgagttgAATACTtgcaagtatccaacttggggtttgctaGCGGTGAGAAGTTCGTATGCCGTtgagccgagtagcttgtgaagatacaagcgatttgttgcatgacaagccatctcaaccgcttccgcccaaaagtgttttggagtcttgtactcatcaagcatcattcttgccatctcaataagattccggttcttcctctcaacaactccattttgttgaggtgtgtacgtagccgagaactcatgtgaaatcccttcttcatcaagaaaggtatccacatttgcgttcttgaactccattccgttgtcgctgtgaaccttcttgatattcacttcaaattgattttgggccttcctagcaaagttcttgaagatcttttgaacctgcgatttatcatcaagaaagagcacccacataaatcttgaaaaatcatcgactatgactagaccaaatgagtttccaccgagacttttgtaggcattgggaccaaagagatccatatgaagtagctcgagctgtcttctcatggtcatgatgttcttcacggggcgaCTTCCtctaacttgttttcctgcttgaaaagcactgcacaatctatccttgtcaaatataacatctttcactccaaggatatgattacctttaataagcttatcaagatttcgcatgcccacatgacctaaccttctatgccacaaccaacctttagaagatttagcaataaagcaagttctgggttgagcctttttagtgaaatcaacaatgtaaagatcacctctacgaataTCGGTAAAGTCCATATTGTGATTATCtctacaaaacacttggcaatctacttaagtaaataggacattgaaacaaaagtcagcaagtctagataaggAAAGTAAATTGTagacaagagattcaacgagcataacattttgtatggag is drawn from Triticum dicoccoides isolate Atlit2015 ecotype Zavitan chromosome 6B, WEW_v2.0, whole genome shotgun sequence and contains these coding sequences:
- the LOC119321173 gene encoding uncharacterized protein LOC119321173 — protein: MFASPDKLLEMIEITRRITLFSPAVSCTRHVRDAAAAPPPNTPAAPPRTPASTRSAVAVADRLHHHHLSSSLFSIDGARSYCYWLCDEREFISSPEQTSSRPTILSPSHFIPISLPSCFPSLETLDRSMEADGVVFHCCKDAVFLLRRGCSNAFLGCIGKGLGVLMTCAHCVETLRIGDTITAYSRGLNSNGFQAKIIAVDPDNDVALLVISASDIPGKATALQFHDTPLSVTAGMRVTLLGYFSFGSHVLRQPGTSRGTIIAPPLSLPRRRTREERRTVGVAKKRIVGVASYTSKPGTSGSPVLHATVDDAGDPACYVVGMHCRSHHSLRYSVSLASIKETLLNWLGEQYKEMNINELLCVMLSQHVANNA